A window from Purpureocillium takamizusanense chromosome 3, complete sequence encodes these proteins:
- a CDS encoding 3-methyl-2-oxobutanoate dehydrogenase (2-methylpropanoyl-transferring) (EggNog:ENOG503NW4W~COG:C) encodes MKSRVMRSMPLRRAASVATTSATTRSPAAAAASAVRAASSVSQRPHSDYVSFPGALKSAFTSNLKYEVPESYQALPTYRVVDQHGEVVDQSFTPDISDEQVIKLYKDMLYISIMDLIMFDAQRQGRLSFYMVSAGEEAVSVGSSSVLDPEDPVYCQYREQGFFKERGFTTKEFMSQLFANKNDTGKGRNMPIHYGSGRLNIHTISSPLATQMPQASGAGYALRMQRLQDPNSKPKVAICFFGEGAASEGDFHAAMNIAATRSCPVVFICRNNGYAISTPTLEQYRGDGIASRGIGYGIDTIRIDGNDIWAVRESVKKAREMALQDGGKPVLIECMTYRVSHHSTSDDSFAYRARIEVEDWKRRDNPITRLRKWMEAKGCWDETKEKETRDVLRKEILRGFSEAEKEKKPALRTMFEDVYEDLTDDLKSQMSELKDMLDKYPDEYDVSEYDGGKDSLKV; translated from the exons ATGAAGTCTCGCGTCATGCGAAGCATGCCTCTGCGGAGGGCCGCGtccgtggcgacgacgtcagcAACGACGCGCTcacccgccgcggccgctgcctctgccgtccgcgccgccagcagcgtctcACAGCGACCGCATTCCGACTACGTTTCCTTTCCCGGCGCCCTCAAGAGCGCCTTCACCAGCAACCTCAAGTACGAGGTGCCTGAGTCGTACCAGGCGCTGCCGACGTatcgcgtcgtcgaccaacatggcgaggtcgtcgaccAGTCCTTCACGCCCGACATCTCCGACGAGCAGGTCATCAAGCTGTACAAGGATATGCTGTACATCTCCATTATGGACCTGATCATGTTTGACGCGCAACGCCAAGGCCGGTTGAGCTTCTACATGGTgagcgcgggcgaggaagccGTCAGCGTGGGGAGCTCGAGTGTGCTGGACCCCGAGGACCCCGTCTACTGTCAGTATCGCGAGCAGGGTTTCTTCAAGGAAAGGGGCTTCACGACCAAGGAGTTTATGTCACAGCTATTTGCCAACAAGAACGATACTGGCAAGGGAAGGAACATGCCCATCCACtacggcagcggccggctCAACATT CACACCATCTCCTCGCCTCTTGCCACGCAAATGCCCCAAGCCTCGGGCGCCGGCTACGCGCTCAGGATGCAGCGGCTGCAGGACCCCAATTCCAAGCCCAAGGTGGCCATCTGCTTCTTCGGAGAAGGCGCGGCCAGCGAGGGCGACTTTCACGCAGCCATGAACATTGCCGCGACGCGGTCGTGCCCCGTCGTTTTCATCTGCCGCAACAACGGCTACGCCatctcgacgccgacgctggAGCAGTATcggggcgacggcatcgccagcCGGGGCATCGGCTACGGCATCGACACGatccgcatcgacggcaacgacatcTGGGCCGTGCGCGAGTCGGTCAAGAAGGCGCGCGAGATGGCGCTTCAGGACGGCGGAAAGCCGGTGCTCATCGAGTGCATGACGTACCGCGTGTCGCACCACAGCACGTCGGACGACTCGTTTGCGTATCGTGCCCGCATCGAGGTGGAGGACTGGAAGCGCCGCGACAACCCCATCACGCGGCTACGCAAATGGATGGAGGCCAAGGGCTGCTGGGACGAGaccaaggagaaggagacgcGTGACGTGCTACGCAAGGAGATCCTGCGAGGCTTCTccgaggcggagaaggagaagaagcccgcGCTGCGTACCATGTTCGAGGACGTCTACGAGGACTTAACGGACGACCTCAAGAGCCAGATGTCGGAGCTCAAAGACATGCTGGACAAGTACCCTGACGAGTACGACGTGTCCGAGTACGACGGCGGTAAGGACTCTCTGAAAGTGTAA
- a CDS encoding uncharacterized protein (TransMembrane:1 (o6-25i)) has product MASARVQIACLIVGLVIGFGALFWYSRQQLQEFVSGLDKWRRDQREAAPPDSEAGNTTAATRSD; this is encoded by the coding sequence atggcctcggcgcgagTCCAGATCGCCTGTctcatcgtcggcctcgtcatcggcttCGGGGCTCTCTTTTGGTATagccgccagcagctgcaggaaTTTGTCAGTGGCCTCGACAAGTGGAGGAGGGACCAGCGAGAGGCCGCTCCGCCCGACTCTGAAGCTGGCAATACTACCGCTGCTACGCGCAGCGATTAA
- the COQ5 gene encoding 2-methoxy-6-polyprenyl-1,4-benzoquinol methylase (COG:H~BUSCO:EOG09264A8D~EggNog:ENOG503NVFH), which yields MAARRALRSCASRSFRPSTQFTAAHTCRRTFSGSAVRGGPEPRAGATTPTGNRETHFGYETVTEAEKQQRVAGVFSSVAESYDRMNDFMSLGIHRLWKDHFVSSLNPGATNPPGRPQRILDVAGGTGDIAFRMLQRAHEYNANRNVHVTISDINPSMLAVGRQRSLKLPASHQSSLSFLEANAEVLPPAIQDNSLDLYTVAFGIRNFSNIPAALREAHRVLKPGGVFACLEFSKVDKYPIFNAIYKQWSFSAIPLIGQLVAADRDSYQYLVESIERFPSQENFRDMIKEAGFDVAGKGYEDLTGGIAAIHRGIKPV from the exons ATGGCGGCACGTCGAGCTCTCCGGAGCTGCGCCTCCCGCTCCTTCCGACCCTCCACACAGttcaccgccgcccacacATGCCGCCGGACCTTCTCCGGGAGCGCCGTACGAGGCGGCCCAGAGCCCAGGGCCggcgccacgacgcccacgggTAACCGCGAGACGCACTTTGGCTACGAGACGgtcaccgaggccgagaagcagcagcgcgtcgcaGGCGTCTTCAGCAGCGTCGCTGAGTCATACGACCGCATGAATGACTTTATGTCGCTGGGCATCCATCGGCTATGGAA GGACCACTTCGTCTCCTCACTCAACCCCGGCGCAACCAATCCCCCCGGTCGCCCGCAGCGCATCCTCGACGTagccggcggcaccggcgacaTCGCCTTCCGCATGCTCCAGCGCGCCCACGAGTACAATGCCAACCGCAACGTGCATGTCACAATCTCCGACATCAACCCTTCCatgctggccgtcggccgccagcgcTCCCTCAAGCTTCCCGCCTCCCACCAGTCATCTCTCTCCTTTCTCGAGGCCAACGCCGAGGTCCTGCCCCCCGCCATCCAGGACAACTCACTAGACCTATACACCGTGGCCTTCGGCATCCGCAACTTCTCCAACATCCCCGCCGCTCTGCGCGAGGCACACCGCGTCTTGAAAccgggcggcgtcttcgCTTGCCTCGAATTCTCAAAAGTCGACAAGTACCCCATCTTCAACGCCATTTACAAGCAGTGGTCGTTCAGCGCCATCCCCCTCATTGGTcaactcgtcgccgccgaccgcgacAGCTACCAGTACCTAGTAGAGAGCATCGAACGCTTCCCCAGTCAGGAGAATTTCAGGGATATGATCAAGGAGGCCGGCTTTGATGTGGCCGGCAAGGGCTACGAGGACCTTACAGGGGGTATTGCCGCCATTCATCGAGGGATCAAGCCCGTATGA
- a CDS encoding uncharacterized protein (EggNog:ENOG503NY7W~COG:S) — MGFAVTEKRCLQTMVLERGHGTNVCQPRPYNNQGYLQNGASSLQPGTAPLLPNHGRVIQTGPIRVLCIADVRGNLRSLNELAKQARADHIIHTGDFGFYDDTSLERIVEKTLKHVAQYSPLISEPVKKAIQQGGNGPVKTRFPASDLPLSELPLLLSGELKLDVPVYTVWGACEDVRVLEKFRSSEYKVPNLHIIDEARSMLLEIGGVKLRLLGLGGAVVMHKLFDNGEGRTTIAGGQGTMWTTLLQMGELVDTAHRVYDPTETRIFITHASPAREGILNQLSVTLKADFSISAGLHFRYGSSYNEFSVNPTLDHYRGKLAASKASFNDVWETVKGEVEPAIQQNEAQQNLLKNALQLVEKMPTTAAGGNPFGGPAAGGQAALGQVDESAFKNMWNFNLADAAFGYLVLEVQDGRIGTEMRAQGFNFSHRGAKQQPGAAAAPPSASTGGLATPAQPSTQTGAPPPYSREPSANQPPKAAASTPTAAALKPGTPQPGQTSTSGGASGKDTDKGLAAANGSAHAPEPVASPAPKSASDIVGLFIMNVNTEEQCRDLFDEEDKGKIVKVEKWGAQNKVVQFKTVEDRDAAMARLPDDVKTRTQEDRSKPLVRIFQHREGKPFNNRGGAGNWGANARGGGSASGYRSAGGTSDSESNRRGGRGGRGGRGGDRGRGGGRGRGGLKGEGGTSSPAAPATPAAE; from the exons ATGGGCTTTGCTGTGACGGAGAAGCGCTGTCTCCAGACAATGGTATTAGAGCGAGGCCACGGAACTAACGTTTGCCAGCCGCGACCATACAACAACCAAGGCTACCTTCAGAACGGCGCCTCGAGCCTTCAGCCAGGAACCGCACCTCTTCTGCCCAACCATGGCCGAGTCATCCAGACCGGTCCCATCAGAGTTCTCTGCATCGCGGATGTTCGAG GAAACCTGAGATCCCTCAATGAGCTGGCCAAGCAGGCACGCGCCGACCACATCATTCACACCGGTGACTTTGGCTTCTACGATGACACATCGCTCGAACGGATCGTGGAGAAGACCCTCAAGCACGTGGCCCAATATTCGCCGCTCATCTCCGAACCAGTCAAGAAGGCCATCCAGCAAGGCGGCAACGGCCCCGTCAAGACCCGATTCCCCGCCAGCGACCTGCCGCTGTCCGAGCTGCCTCTCCTGCTCAGCGGCGAGCTGAAGCTAGATGTGCCTGTCTATACCGTTTGGGGTGCTTGCGAGGACGTCCGTGTACTGGAGAAATTCCGATCTTCGGAGTACAAGGTTCCCAATCTTCACATCATTGACGAGGCTCGCTCTATGCTTCTCGAGATCGGTGGCGTCAAGTTGAGACTGCTTGGTCTTGGTGGCGCTGTTGTCATGCACAAGCTTTTTGACAACGGCGAGGGACGAACCACGATTGCTGGCGGACAAGGCACCATGTGGACCACGCTGTTGCAGATGGGAGAGCTGGTTGACACGGCTCATCGTGTGTACGACCCGACCGAGACGCGAATTTTCATCACACACGCCTCTCCGGCTCGCGAGGGTATTTTGAACCAGCTTTCAGTCACTCTCAAGGCAGACTTCTCCATCTCAGCTGGCCTGCACTTTCGGTATGGAAGCTCCTACAACGAGTTCAGTGTCAACCCCACGCTGGACCATTACCGCGGAAAGCTCGCTGCCTCCAAGGCCTCCTTTAACGATGTTTGGGAAACGGTCaagggcgaggtcgagccTGCTATCCAGCAGAATGAGGCTCAACAGAACCTCTTGAAGaacgcgctgcagctcgtggagaagatgcccacgacggccgccggcggcaacccCTTCGGTGGACCTGCAGCTGGCGGTCAGGCCGCTCTCGGCCAGGTGGATGAGAGCGCGTTCAAGAATATGTGGAACTTCAACCTGGCCGATGCTGCCTTCGGTTATCTTGTGCTCGAGGTCCAGGATGGACGCATCGGCACCGAAATGCGCGCCCAGGGATTTAATTTCTCACATCGTGGAGCTAAGCAACAacccggtgctgctgctgctcccccatcggcgtcgacgggcggccttGCTACCCCCGCTCAGCCATCGACGCAGACGGGGGCGCCTCCGCCATATAGTCGAGAGCCGTCTGCAAACCAGCCCCCCAAGGCAGCGGCCTCTACCCCTACGGCCGCTGCGCTCAAACCTGGCACCCCCCAACCCGGCCAGACCTCTACTAGTGGCGGCGCTTCTGGAAAAGACACCGACAAGGGATTGGCAGCCGCCAACGGATCTGCCCATGCCCCCGAGCCCGTCGCTTCTCCCGCACCCAAGTCTGCATCGGATATTGTCGGCCTATTCATCATGAATGTCAACACCGAGGAACAGTGCCGCGACCTGTttgacgaggaggacaaaGGCAAAATCGTGAAGGTGGAGAAATGGGGCGCCCAGAACAAGGTGGTCCAGTTCAAGACCGTCGAGGAccgcgacgcggccatggctcGCCTGCCTGACGACGTCAAGACTCGAACCCAGGAAGATCGCTCCAAACCCCTTGTCCGCATCTTCCAGCACAGAGAGGGCAAGCCGTTCAACaaccgaggcggcgccggaaACTGGGGAGCAAAtgcccgtggtggcggctccgCGAGCGGTTACCGTAGCGCTGGTGGCACGAGCGACTCCGAAAGCAATCGACGcggtggtcgtggcggccgaggcggccgtggcggtgaccgaggtcgtggtggtggccgtggccgaggcggactCAAGGGAGAGGGCGGCACGTCCTctcctgctgcgccggcCACACCGGCTGCTGAGTGA
- a CDS encoding uncharacterized protein (EggNog:ENOG503NY7W~COG:S) yields MAAPRPYNNQGYLQNGASSLQPGTAPLLPNHGRVIQTGPIRVLCIADVRGNLRSLNELAKQARADHIIHTGDFGFYDDTSLERIVEKTLKHVAQYSPLISEPVKKAIQQGGNGPVKTRFPASDLPLSELPLLLSGELKLDVPVYTVWGACEDVRVLEKFRSSEYKVPNLHIIDEARSMLLEIGGVKLRLLGLGGAVVMHKLFDNGEGRTTIAGGQGTMWTTLLQMGELVDTAHRVYDPTETRIFITHASPAREGILNQLSVTLKADFSISAGLHFRYGSSYNEFSVNPTLDHYRGKLAASKASFNDVWETVKGEVEPAIQQNEAQQNLLKNALQLVEKMPTTAAGGNPFGGPAAGGQAALGQVDESAFKNMWNFNLADAAFGYLVLEVQDGRIGTEMRAQGFNFSHRGAKQQPGAAAAPPSASTGGLATPAQPSTQTGAPPPYSREPSANQPPKAAASTPTAAALKPGTPQPGQTSTSGGASGKDTDKGLAAANGSAHAPEPVASPAPKSASDIVGLFIMNVNTEEQCRDLFDEEDKGKIVKVEKWGAQNKVVQFKTVEDRDAAMARLPDDVKTRTQEDRSKPLVRIFQHREGKPFNNRGGAGNWGANARGGGSASGYRSAGGTSDSESNRRGGRGGRGGRGGDRGRGGGRGRGGLKGEGGTSSPAAPATPAAE; encoded by the exons ATGGCTGCT CCGCGACCATACAACAACCAAGGCTACCTTCAGAACGGCGCCTCGAGCCTTCAGCCAGGAACCGCACCTCTTCTGCCCAACCATGGCCGAGTCATCCAGACCGGTCCCATCAGAGTTCTCTGCATCGCGGATGTTCGAG GAAACCTGAGATCCCTCAATGAGCTGGCCAAGCAGGCACGCGCCGACCACATCATTCACACCGGTGACTTTGGCTTCTACGATGACACATCGCTCGAACGGATCGTGGAGAAGACCCTCAAGCACGTGGCCCAATATTCGCCGCTCATCTCCGAACCAGTCAAGAAGGCCATCCAGCAAGGCGGCAACGGCCCCGTCAAGACCCGATTCCCCGCCAGCGACCTGCCGCTGTCCGAGCTGCCTCTCCTGCTCAGCGGCGAGCTGAAGCTAGATGTGCCTGTCTATACCGTTTGGGGTGCTTGCGAGGACGTCCGTGTACTGGAGAAATTCCGATCTTCGGAGTACAAGGTTCCCAATCTTCACATCATTGACGAGGCTCGCTCTATGCTTCTCGAGATCGGTGGCGTCAAGTTGAGACTGCTTGGTCTTGGTGGCGCTGTTGTCATGCACAAGCTTTTTGACAACGGCGAGGGACGAACCACGATTGCTGGCGGACAAGGCACCATGTGGACCACGCTGTTGCAGATGGGAGAGCTGGTTGACACGGCTCATCGTGTGTACGACCCGACCGAGACGCGAATTTTCATCACACACGCCTCTCCGGCTCGCGAGGGTATTTTGAACCAGCTTTCAGTCACTCTCAAGGCAGACTTCTCCATCTCAGCTGGCCTGCACTTTCGGTATGGAAGCTCCTACAACGAGTTCAGTGTCAACCCCACGCTGGACCATTACCGCGGAAAGCTCGCTGCCTCCAAGGCCTCCTTTAACGATGTTTGGGAAACGGTCaagggcgaggtcgagccTGCTATCCAGCAGAATGAGGCTCAACAGAACCTCTTGAAGaacgcgctgcagctcgtggagaagatgcccacgacggccgccggcggcaacccCTTCGGTGGACCTGCAGCTGGCGGTCAGGCCGCTCTCGGCCAGGTGGATGAGAGCGCGTTCAAGAATATGTGGAACTTCAACCTGGCCGATGCTGCCTTCGGTTATCTTGTGCTCGAGGTCCAGGATGGACGCATCGGCACCGAAATGCGCGCCCAGGGATTTAATTTCTCACATCGTGGAGCTAAGCAACAacccggtgctgctgctgctcccccatcggcgtcgacgggcggccttGCTACCCCCGCTCAGCCATCGACGCAGACGGGGGCGCCTCCGCCATATAGTCGAGAGCCGTCTGCAAACCAGCCCCCCAAGGCAGCGGCCTCTACCCCTACGGCCGCTGCGCTCAAACCTGGCACCCCCCAACCCGGCCAGACCTCTACTAGTGGCGGCGCTTCTGGAAAAGACACCGACAAGGGATTGGCAGCCGCCAACGGATCTGCCCATGCCCCCGAGCCCGTCGCTTCTCCCGCACCCAAGTCTGCATCGGATATTGTCGGCCTATTCATCATGAATGTCAACACCGAGGAACAGTGCCGCGACCTGTttgacgaggaggacaaaGGCAAAATCGTGAAGGTGGAGAAATGGGGCGCCCAGAACAAGGTGGTCCAGTTCAAGACCGTCGAGGAccgcgacgcggccatggctcGCCTGCCTGACGACGTCAAGACTCGAACCCAGGAAGATCGCTCCAAACCCCTTGTCCGCATCTTCCAGCACAGAGAGGGCAAGCCGTTCAACaaccgaggcggcgccggaaACTGGGGAGCAAAtgcccgtggtggcggctccgCGAGCGGTTACCGTAGCGCTGGTGGCACGAGCGACTCCGAAAGCAATCGACGcggtggtcgtggcggccgaggcggccgtggcggtgaccgaggtcgtggtggtggccgtggccgaggcggactCAAGGGAGAGGGCGGCACGTCCTctcctgctgcgccggcCACACCGGCTGCTGAGTGA